In Acidobacteriota bacterium, one genomic interval encodes:
- a CDS encoding pseudouridine synthase — protein MVDGVSPSSKWLPVGHWKTLFDFLQDQFPEVEPATWLSRMAKGQVVDETGRCLDAKSPYSAGSCIFYYRELETEPHIPFPETVLFQDEHLLVADKPHFLPVVPAGRFLQETLLVRLKKKLNLESLVPLHRIDRETAGLVLFSINPATRTEYTMLFQNRNIEKVYHALAALHPELRFPLIRHSRIVTGEPFFRMQEVDGPPNTETWIDQLERRNNLALYELGPRTGKKHQLRLHLTGLGIPIQNDSLYPEIIPMAEDDFSKPLKLLAKSLAFRDPITRQERFFESTHILRSS, from the coding sequence ATGGTTGACGGAGTCAGCCCCAGTTCAAAATGGCTGCCGGTCGGTCACTGGAAAACACTCTTCGATTTTTTGCAGGATCAATTTCCTGAAGTCGAGCCAGCGACGTGGCTTTCACGAATGGCAAAAGGACAGGTCGTGGATGAAACCGGGCGCTGCCTGGATGCGAAAAGCCCGTACTCCGCTGGAAGCTGCATTTTCTACTACCGGGAACTGGAAACCGAGCCTCACATCCCGTTTCCTGAAACGGTCTTGTTTCAGGACGAACATCTTCTGGTTGCAGATAAGCCACATTTTTTGCCCGTGGTTCCAGCCGGGCGATTTTTGCAGGAAACGTTGCTTGTCCGGCTCAAGAAAAAATTGAATCTGGAGTCGCTGGTGCCACTCCATCGGATTGATCGGGAAACGGCGGGACTCGTTCTGTTTTCGATCAATCCGGCGACCAGAACTGAGTACACGATGCTTTTTCAAAACCGAAACATTGAGAAGGTCTACCACGCACTCGCCGCACTTCACCCAGAACTCCGATTTCCTCTGATCCGACACAGCCGAATTGTCACCGGCGAACCTTTTTTTCGCATGCAGGAAGTTGACGGCCCACCAAATACCGAAACCTGGATTGATCAACTTGAACGGCGAAACAACCTGGCGCTCTATGAGTTAGGGCCACGAACCGGCAAAAAACATCAACTTCGCCTGCATCTGACGGGACTTGGGATTCCGATTCAAAATGACAGCCTCTACCCGGAAATCATTCCGATGGCAGAAGATGACTTTTCAAAACCGCTGAAACTCCTGGCCAAATCGCTGGCGTTTCGTGACCCAATAACCAGACAGGAACGGTTTTTTGAAAGCACACACATACTCA
- a CDS encoding thioesterase, with protein MNLKELIPLGITASKSTRVTRDLTVAHFHDDMPEVYGTPMMIYLMEVAATVAIQPFLPDGWVSVGYGVDIKHLAATPVGMHVTARAEVIDVSEASVTFTVEAHDGTEKIGEGKHIRVPINIERFNRRIKAKDDARKKKEE; from the coding sequence ATGAATTTAAAAGAATTAATCCCACTTGGGATAACCGCCAGCAAATCAACCCGAGTAACACGTGATTTAACTGTAGCCCATTTTCATGACGACATGCCCGAAGTGTATGGCACGCCAATGATGATTTACCTGATGGAAGTGGCTGCCACCGTGGCGATTCAACCCTTTTTACCTGACGGCTGGGTATCGGTTGGGTATGGCGTTGACATCAAACATCTGGCGGCCACGCCGGTCGGCATGCACGTGACTGCTCGTGCCGAAGTGATCGATGTTTCAGAAGCATCGGTCACCTTTACTGTTGAAGCCCACGATGGAACCGAAAAAATCGGTGAAGGGAAGCACATCCGAGTCCCAATTAACATTGAGCGCTTCAACCGCCGGATCAAAGCCAAAGATGACGCCCGGAAGAAGAAAGAAGAATGA